In Euwallacea similis isolate ESF13 chromosome 5, ESF131.1, whole genome shotgun sequence, a single window of DNA contains:
- the LOC136409150 gene encoding protein tramtrack, beta isoform-like, whose product MDTLSTDNGAGDQYNLKWNNHLTNFVQTFIQHQLGETLVDVTLSCEGQYIKTHKLILSACSDYFHSIFQVHSTLQHPIIFLNHVRFSDLKSILHFMYHGEVKVLDKDLPQVLQLGETLQIKGLSSVKLRDVPPETFAPIQTTAKKNNKVFKNSHLGSQRKNDNRIKYGVKIVTPNQLNATSSINAPTTPVPSAIILPAEPLSPRTSKVLPETPSKSSTSHTAVSPNLNNTEVRNVVPKTPHAFMIFASEWRKKLTVEHPEENNKEISVRLANMWKNLLPEDKNRYYTEAKKREEEAKLKYPTHVDSNDSLKRKSEVLQDTTNSTSPRVQIDPMEVVEIQEQVEITDSD is encoded by the exons ATGGATACTCTTAGTACTGACAATGGAGCTGGTGATCAGTATAACCTTAAATGGAACAAtcatttgacaaattttgtaCAGACTTTTATCCAGCATCAGCTCGGAGAAACTTTAGTGGATGTTACCTTATCCTGCGAGGGTCAATATATTAAAACCCATAAGCTCATTTTGTCAGCCTGCAGTGATTATTTCCACAGTATTTTTcag GTACATAGCACTCTTCAGCATCCAATAATCTTCTTAAATCATGTTCGATTCAGTGATCTTAAATCCATTTTGCATTTCATGTATCATGGAGAAGTCAAAGTGCTTGATAAAGATTTACCTCAAGTGTTACAACTAGGAGAAACATTGCAAATTAAAG gTTTGTCATCAGTAAAATTGAGAGATGTACCTCCAGAAACTTTTGCTCCTATTCAAACAACAGccaagaaaaataacaaagttttCAAGAATTCACATTTGGGCAGTCAAAG GAAAAACGATAATCGAATAAAATATGGCGTAAAAATAGTGACACCAAATCAATTAAATGCAACTTCAAGCATAAATGCCCCGACTACGCCAGTACCGTCTGCCATAATTCTCCCCGCTGAACCATTGTCACCTAGAACATCGAAGGTATTACCGGAG ACTCCATCAAAAAGCAGTACGTCACATACAGCCGTATCACCAAACCTAAATAATACTGAAGTAAGAAACGTGGTTCCTAAAACACCACATGCGTTTATGATATTTGCCAGTGAATGGAGAAAGAAGCTAACCGTTGAACATCCAG AGGAAAACAACAAAGAGATATCAGTGAGGTTAGCaaatatgtggaaaaatttacTGCCAGAAGATAAAAATAGGTATTATACGGAAGCTAAGAAGAGAGAGGAAGAggctaaattaaaatatccaac TCATGTTGATTCGAACGATTCATTGAAAAGGAAATCGGAAGTACTGCAAGACACTACAAATTCCACATCG CCCAGAGTGCAAATAGATCCAATGGAAGTTGTTGAGATACAAGAACAAGTTGAGATCACTGATAGCGATTAA